A region of Ochotona princeps isolate mOchPri1 chromosome 2, mOchPri1.hap1, whole genome shotgun sequence DNA encodes the following proteins:
- the LOC101529460 gene encoding Fc receptor-like protein 1, with translation MTCKIGSVSQKPQVQLQFRFEKNGQILQPRSSSSKLHIPIIKKEDSGSYLCEAYAVDRDVAKRSMSTYLSVRRVPVSDVSLEIRPPGGQVMKGDKLVFICSVAEGTGNITFSWYKGAPSLRLETKIQLSQTAEFEVLSARESDTDRYYCTADNGSSSGPSLSGLVSVRVRVPVSRPILTLKAPQAQTVVGDIVELHCEALGDSPVILYRFYHENITLEKSPGLSGRGVSFNLSLTAEHSGNYSCEVDNGHEVQRSEAVTLNVKASTGGTSDRLTAGVLEGLLGSLVPAAMALLVCCWFRKKIGRCSTRNPQRSTPSPVQQESIHLNSLAPENLQPVYENVNTASGDGVYSLVYEIQQELNSAPAEPPRTCMEDQASSDVYAVVRKEDFTDEDYEDAM, from the exons ATGACTTGTAAGATTGGATCCGTTTCACAGAAGCCTCAGGTCCAGCTCCAGTTTCGCTTCGAAAAAAATGGCCAAATCCTACAGCCACGCAGTAGttcctcaaaactccacatcccaATCATAAAGAAGGAAGACTCAGGCTCTTACTTGTGTGAGGCATATGCTGTGGACCGCGACGTCGCAAAAAGGAGCATGAGCACCTACTTAAGTGTGCGGA GAGTCCCTGTCTCTGATGTGAGCTTGGAGATTCGGCCTCCTGGGGGACAGGTGATGAAAGGAGACAAATTGGTTTTCATCTGCTCAGTTGCTGAAGGCACAGGAAACATCACCTTCAGCTGGTACAAAGGGGCCCCAAGTCTGAGACTGGAAACAAAGATTCAACTTTCACAGACAGCGGAATTTGAGGTCCTTTCAGCGAGAGAGAGTGATACTGACCGGTATTACTGTACGGCTGACAATGGCTCCAGCTCCGGTCCTAGCCTCAGCGGGCTGGTGAGCGTCAGGGTCAGAG TTCCAGTATCTCGTCCCATCCTCACCCTCAAGGCTCCCCAGGCCCAGACTGTGGTGGGGGACATAGTAGAGCTGCATTGTGAAGCCCTCGGAGATTCTCCTGTGATCCTATACCGGTTCTATCATGAAAATATTACTCTGGAGAAAAGCCCAGGCCTGTCTGGGCGAGGAGTGTCCTTCAACCTCTCGCTGACtgcagaacattctggaaactaCTCCTGTGAAGTTGACAATGGCCATGAGGTCCAGCGCAGTGAAGCGGTGACACTCAATGTTAAAG CGTCCACTGGAGGCACAAGTGATCGTCTTACTGCGGGAGTCCTTGAGGGGCTACTGGGcagtcttgtcccagctgctatgGCCCTGTTAGTTTGCTGCTGGTTCAGGAAAAAGATAG GAAGATGCTCAACCAGGAATCCACAAAG GAGCACCCCCAGTCCTGTACAGCAAGAATCTATTCACCTCAACTCACTTGCTCCAGAAAATTTACAGCCTGTATATGAAAATG tgAATACTGCAAGTGGGGATGGGGTTTATTCATTGGTATATGAAATCCAGCAGGAATTGAACTCAGCACCAG CTGAACCTCCCAGGACATGTATGGAGGATCAG GCATCCTCAGATGTTTATGCTGTAGTGAGGAAGGAagactttacagatgaggactATGAAGATGCAATGTAA